One window from the genome of Magnolia sinica isolate HGM2019 chromosome 4, MsV1, whole genome shotgun sequence encodes:
- the LOC131244534 gene encoding polygalacturonase-like, producing the protein MARSISFILSFIFFYFQLANGAYNIMNFGAKADGRTDTTRPFLSAWSAACASSQPATILVPRGSYLLGPTNFKGPCKNTKITIQIDGTFIAPSNYASVGPSGHWLYFDTVQGVSIYGGTLDGQGKGLWACKAGNQNCPAGAESLTFNNAKDILISGLTSINSQLYHVVINDCQSVMIQGVKIIAPGNSPNTDGIHVQQSRGVTITRTGIKTGDDCISVGPGTMNLWVEQISCGPGHGISIGSLGKDLQEAGVQNVTVKNAVFEGTQNGLRIKSWGRPSYGFVRGVVFQDAIMKNVQNPIIIDQNYCPHNQGCPGQHSGIRISQVKYSNIQGTSATQVAVKFDCSAVNPCKAIGLQDVKLTYQNRPAQSFCKNADGTSGGFVVPPSCL; encoded by the exons atggctCGGTCCATCAGTTTCAttctctcctttattttcttctaCTTTCAATTAGCCAATGGAGCCTACAACATAATGAACTTTGGAGCAAAAGCCGACGGTAGGACCGACACAACCAGACCATTTCTTAGTGCATGGTCTGCTGCTTGCGCCTCATCTCAGCCTGCAACAATCCTAGTGCCCCGTGGATCATATTTGTTGGGCCCCACAAACTTCAAAGGCCCAtgtaaaaatacaaaaatcactATTCAGATCGACGGCACCTTCATCGCTCCGTCCAATTACGCATCAGTAGGACCATCTGGCCACTGGCTGTATTTTGATACTGTTCAGGGCGTTTCGATTTATGGCGGGACCCTCGACGGACAGGGAAAGGGCCTATGGGCCTGCAAAGCGGGCAATCAGAATTGCCCAGCTGGCGCAGAG TCACTAACCTTCAACAACGCCAAAGACATCTTGATCAGTGGCCTAACATCGATCAACAGCCAGCTCTATCACGTGGTGATCAACGATTGCCAAAGCGTGATGATCCAAGGGGTCAAGATCATCGCACCTGGCAACAGCCCCAACACGGACGGCATACATGTGCAGCAATCAAGGGGTGTGACTATCACTCGCACAGGCATTAAGACGGGCGATGATTGCATCTCGGTGGGCCCAGGCACAATGAACTTGTGGGTCGAGCAAATCTCTTGTGGGCCCGGGCACGGCATCAG CATCGGAAGCCTTGGGAAGGACCTCCAGGAAGCAGGGGTGCAAAACGTGACTGTAAAAAATGCCGTATTTGAGGGAACGCAGAACGGACTGAGGATAAAATCGTGGGGAAGGCCCAGTTATGGGTTCGTCAGAGGCGTCGTTTTTCAGGACGCTATCATGAAAAATGTCCAAAACCCCATCATAATCGACCAAAATTACTGCCCTCACAACCAAGGTTGCCCTGGTCAG catTCGGGTATAAGAATCAGTCAAGTGAAATATAGCAACATCCAAGGAACTTCGGCGACTCAAGTAGCGGTGAAATTCGACTGCAGTGCGGTCAATCCATGCAAAGCCATTGGTTTGCAGGATGTGAAGCTTACTTATCAGAATCGGCCGGCACAATCTTTCTGTAAGAACGCTGATGGAACGTCTGGCGGTTTTGTGGTCCCACCGAGCTGTCTGTAA